In the Syngnathus scovelli strain Florida chromosome 8, RoL_Ssco_1.2, whole genome shotgun sequence genome, one interval contains:
- the gsk3ba gene encoding glycogen synthase kinase-3 beta isoform X1 has product MSGRPRTTSFAESCKPVPQPSAFGSMKVSMPRPPNDCLSLSGDKDGSKVTTVMATPGQGPDRPQEVSYTDTKVIGNGSFGVVYQAKLCDSGELVAIKKVLQDKRFKNRELQIMRKLDHCNIVRLRYFFYSSGDKKDEVYLNLVLDYVPETVYRVARHYSRAKQTLPMVYVKLYMYQLFRSLAYIHSFGICHRDIKPQNLLLDPETAVLKLCDFGSAKQLVRGEPNVSYICSRYYRAPELIFGATDYTSSIDVWSAGCVLAELLLGQPIFPGDSGVDQLVEIIKVLGTPTREQIREMNPNYTEFKFPQIKAHPWTKVSQQTSVCAMGVQVFRPRTPPEAIALCSRLLEYTPTARLTPLEACAHSFFDELRDQNVKLPNGREKPSLFNFTTQELSSNPSLASILIPAHARSQAAASTPTNPSATTDGSNTERVPNTTTASASASNSTS; this is encoded by the exons TGCCACGCCCGCCCAAtgactgtctgtctctctcaggGGATAAAGATGGCAGCAAGGTAACAACAGTGATGGCCACTCCAGGCCAAGGCCCCGACCGGCCACAGGAGGTCAGCTACACGGACACCAAGGTCATCGGCAACGGTTCGTTTGGGGTCGTCTACCAGGCCAAGCTGTGTGACTCTGGAGAGTTGGTGGCCATCAAGAAGGTGTTGCAAGACAAGAGGTTTAAG aatcgtGAGCTGCAGATCATGAGGAAGTTGGACCACTGCAACATTGTCCGACTGCGATACTTCTTCTATTCCAGTGGAGACAAG AAAGATGAAGTCTACCTGAACTTGGTTCTGGATTACGTTCCTGAGACGGTCTACAGAGTGGCCAGACATTACAGCCGAGCCAAGCAGACTCTGCCAATGGTTTATGTCAAG CTGTACATGTACCAACTCTTCAGAAGTCTGGCCTACATCCATTCATTCGGGATCTGCCACCGGGACATCAAGCCTCAAAACTTGCTCCTGGATCCCGAGACGGCTGTGTTGAAACTCTGCGACTTTGGCAG TGCCAAGCAGCTTGTCCGCGGAGAGCCCAACGTGTCCTACATTTGCTCTCGCTACTACCGAGCCCCCGAGCTCATTTTTGGGGCCACTGACTACACCTCCAGCATAG ATGTGTGGTCAGCAGGCTGTGTGCTAGCAGAGTTGTTGCTAGGACAACCGATCTTCCCCGGTGACAGTGGTGTGGATCAGTTGGTTGAAATTATTAAG GTTCTCGGCACACCAACCCGGGAGCAGATCCGCGAGATGAATCCAAATTATACAGAGTTTAAATTCCCCCAGATCAAGGCCCATCCTTGGACTAAGGTGAGTCAACAG ACGTCTGTGTGTGCGATGGGTGTGCAGGTGTTCCGGCCGCGTACGCCCCCAGAGGCCATCGCCCTGTGCTCGCGCCTGCTGGAATACACGCCCACCGCGCGCCTCACGCCCCTGGAGGCCTGCGCACACTCTTTCTTCGATGAGCTACGTGACCAGAACGTCAAGCTGCCCAATGGTCGCGAGAAACCCTCACTCTTCAATTTTACCACCCAAG AGTTGTCCAGTAATCCGTCTTTAGCCTCCATACTCATCCCCGCCCATGCTCGCAGTCAGGCTGCCGCCTCCACCCCAACCAACCCCTCTGCCACCACAG ACGGCAGCAACACAGAGCGAGTCCCCAACACCACCACCGCCTCGGCTTCGGCTTCCAACTCCACTTCCTGA
- the gsk3ba gene encoding glycogen synthase kinase-3 beta isoform X2, which yields MSGRPRTTSFAESCKPVPQPSAFGSMKVSMPRPPNDCLSLSGDKDGSKVTTVMATPGQGPDRPQEVSYTDTKVIGNGSFGVVYQAKLCDSGELVAIKKVLQDKRFKNRELQIMRKLDHCNIVRLRYFFYSSGDKKDEVYLNLVLDYVPETVYRVARHYSRAKQTLPMVYVKLYMYQLFRSLAYIHSFGICHRDIKPQNLLLDPETAVLKLCDFGSAKQLVRGEPNVSYICSRYYRAPELIFGATDYTSSIDVWSAGCVLAELLLGQPIFPGDSGVDQLVEIIKVLGTPTREQIREMNPNYTEFKFPQIKAHPWTKTSVCAMGVQVFRPRTPPEAIALCSRLLEYTPTARLTPLEACAHSFFDELRDQNVKLPNGREKPSLFNFTTQELSSNPSLASILIPAHARSQAAASTPTNPSATTDGSNTERVPNTTTASASASNSTS from the exons TGCCACGCCCGCCCAAtgactgtctgtctctctcaggGGATAAAGATGGCAGCAAGGTAACAACAGTGATGGCCACTCCAGGCCAAGGCCCCGACCGGCCACAGGAGGTCAGCTACACGGACACCAAGGTCATCGGCAACGGTTCGTTTGGGGTCGTCTACCAGGCCAAGCTGTGTGACTCTGGAGAGTTGGTGGCCATCAAGAAGGTGTTGCAAGACAAGAGGTTTAAG aatcgtGAGCTGCAGATCATGAGGAAGTTGGACCACTGCAACATTGTCCGACTGCGATACTTCTTCTATTCCAGTGGAGACAAG AAAGATGAAGTCTACCTGAACTTGGTTCTGGATTACGTTCCTGAGACGGTCTACAGAGTGGCCAGACATTACAGCCGAGCCAAGCAGACTCTGCCAATGGTTTATGTCAAG CTGTACATGTACCAACTCTTCAGAAGTCTGGCCTACATCCATTCATTCGGGATCTGCCACCGGGACATCAAGCCTCAAAACTTGCTCCTGGATCCCGAGACGGCTGTGTTGAAACTCTGCGACTTTGGCAG TGCCAAGCAGCTTGTCCGCGGAGAGCCCAACGTGTCCTACATTTGCTCTCGCTACTACCGAGCCCCCGAGCTCATTTTTGGGGCCACTGACTACACCTCCAGCATAG ATGTGTGGTCAGCAGGCTGTGTGCTAGCAGAGTTGTTGCTAGGACAACCGATCTTCCCCGGTGACAGTGGTGTGGATCAGTTGGTTGAAATTATTAAG GTTCTCGGCACACCAACCCGGGAGCAGATCCGCGAGATGAATCCAAATTATACAGAGTTTAAATTCCCCCAGATCAAGGCCCATCCTTGGACTAAG ACGTCTGTGTGTGCGATGGGTGTGCAGGTGTTCCGGCCGCGTACGCCCCCAGAGGCCATCGCCCTGTGCTCGCGCCTGCTGGAATACACGCCCACCGCGCGCCTCACGCCCCTGGAGGCCTGCGCACACTCTTTCTTCGATGAGCTACGTGACCAGAACGTCAAGCTGCCCAATGGTCGCGAGAAACCCTCACTCTTCAATTTTACCACCCAAG AGTTGTCCAGTAATCCGTCTTTAGCCTCCATACTCATCCCCGCCCATGCTCGCAGTCAGGCTGCCGCCTCCACCCCAACCAACCCCTCTGCCACCACAG ACGGCAGCAACACAGAGCGAGTCCCCAACACCACCACCGCCTCGGCTTCGGCTTCCAACTCCACTTCCTGA
- the gsk3ba gene encoding glycogen synthase kinase-3 beta isoform X3 has translation MSGRPRTTSFAESCKPVPQPSAFGSMKVSMPRPPNDCLSLSGDKDGSKVTTVMATPGQGPDRPQEVSYTDTKVIGNGSFGVVYQAKLCDSGELVAIKKVLQDKRFKNRELQIMRKLDHCNIVRLRYFFYSSGDKKDEVYLNLVLDYVPETVYRVARHYSRAKQTLPMVYVKLYMYQLFRSLAYIHSFGICHRDIKPQNLLLDPETAVLKLCDFGSAKQLVRGEPNVSYICSRYYRAPELIFGATDYTSSIDVWSAGCVLAELLLGQPIFPGDSGVDQLVEIIKVLGTPTREQIREMNPNYTEFKFPQIKAHPWTKVSQQVFRPRTPPEAIALCSRLLEYTPTARLTPLEACAHSFFDELRDQNVKLPNGREKPSLFNFTTQELSSNPSLASILIPAHARSQAAASTPTNPSATTDGSNTERVPNTTTASASASNSTS, from the exons TGCCACGCCCGCCCAAtgactgtctgtctctctcaggGGATAAAGATGGCAGCAAGGTAACAACAGTGATGGCCACTCCAGGCCAAGGCCCCGACCGGCCACAGGAGGTCAGCTACACGGACACCAAGGTCATCGGCAACGGTTCGTTTGGGGTCGTCTACCAGGCCAAGCTGTGTGACTCTGGAGAGTTGGTGGCCATCAAGAAGGTGTTGCAAGACAAGAGGTTTAAG aatcgtGAGCTGCAGATCATGAGGAAGTTGGACCACTGCAACATTGTCCGACTGCGATACTTCTTCTATTCCAGTGGAGACAAG AAAGATGAAGTCTACCTGAACTTGGTTCTGGATTACGTTCCTGAGACGGTCTACAGAGTGGCCAGACATTACAGCCGAGCCAAGCAGACTCTGCCAATGGTTTATGTCAAG CTGTACATGTACCAACTCTTCAGAAGTCTGGCCTACATCCATTCATTCGGGATCTGCCACCGGGACATCAAGCCTCAAAACTTGCTCCTGGATCCCGAGACGGCTGTGTTGAAACTCTGCGACTTTGGCAG TGCCAAGCAGCTTGTCCGCGGAGAGCCCAACGTGTCCTACATTTGCTCTCGCTACTACCGAGCCCCCGAGCTCATTTTTGGGGCCACTGACTACACCTCCAGCATAG ATGTGTGGTCAGCAGGCTGTGTGCTAGCAGAGTTGTTGCTAGGACAACCGATCTTCCCCGGTGACAGTGGTGTGGATCAGTTGGTTGAAATTATTAAG GTTCTCGGCACACCAACCCGGGAGCAGATCCGCGAGATGAATCCAAATTATACAGAGTTTAAATTCCCCCAGATCAAGGCCCATCCTTGGACTAAGGTGAGTCAACAG GTGTTCCGGCCGCGTACGCCCCCAGAGGCCATCGCCCTGTGCTCGCGCCTGCTGGAATACACGCCCACCGCGCGCCTCACGCCCCTGGAGGCCTGCGCACACTCTTTCTTCGATGAGCTACGTGACCAGAACGTCAAGCTGCCCAATGGTCGCGAGAAACCCTCACTCTTCAATTTTACCACCCAAG AGTTGTCCAGTAATCCGTCTTTAGCCTCCATACTCATCCCCGCCCATGCTCGCAGTCAGGCTGCCGCCTCCACCCCAACCAACCCCTCTGCCACCACAG ACGGCAGCAACACAGAGCGAGTCCCCAACACCACCACCGCCTCGGCTTCGGCTTCCAACTCCACTTCCTGA
- the gsk3ba gene encoding glycogen synthase kinase-3 beta isoform X5: MSGRPRTTSFAESCKPVPQPSAFGSMKVSMPRPPNDCLSLSGDKDGSKVTTVMATPGQGPDRPQEVSYTDTKVIGNGSFGVVYQAKLCDSGELVAIKKVLQDKRFKNRELQIMRKLDHCNIVRLRYFFYSSGDKKDEVYLNLVLDYVPETVYRVARHYSRAKQTLPMVYVKLYMYQLFRSLAYIHSFGICHRDIKPQNLLLDPETAVLKLCDFGSAKQLVRGEPNVSYICSRYYRAPELIFGATDYTSSIDVWSAGCVLAELLLGQPIFPGDSGVDQLVEIIKVLGTPTREQIREMNPNYTEFKFPQIKAHPWTKVFRPRTPPEAIALCSRLLEYTPTARLTPLEACAHSFFDELRDQNVKLPNGREKPSLFNFTTQELSSNPSLASILIPAHARSQAAASTPTNPSATTDGSNTERVPNTTTASASASNSTS; the protein is encoded by the exons TGCCACGCCCGCCCAAtgactgtctgtctctctcaggGGATAAAGATGGCAGCAAGGTAACAACAGTGATGGCCACTCCAGGCCAAGGCCCCGACCGGCCACAGGAGGTCAGCTACACGGACACCAAGGTCATCGGCAACGGTTCGTTTGGGGTCGTCTACCAGGCCAAGCTGTGTGACTCTGGAGAGTTGGTGGCCATCAAGAAGGTGTTGCAAGACAAGAGGTTTAAG aatcgtGAGCTGCAGATCATGAGGAAGTTGGACCACTGCAACATTGTCCGACTGCGATACTTCTTCTATTCCAGTGGAGACAAG AAAGATGAAGTCTACCTGAACTTGGTTCTGGATTACGTTCCTGAGACGGTCTACAGAGTGGCCAGACATTACAGCCGAGCCAAGCAGACTCTGCCAATGGTTTATGTCAAG CTGTACATGTACCAACTCTTCAGAAGTCTGGCCTACATCCATTCATTCGGGATCTGCCACCGGGACATCAAGCCTCAAAACTTGCTCCTGGATCCCGAGACGGCTGTGTTGAAACTCTGCGACTTTGGCAG TGCCAAGCAGCTTGTCCGCGGAGAGCCCAACGTGTCCTACATTTGCTCTCGCTACTACCGAGCCCCCGAGCTCATTTTTGGGGCCACTGACTACACCTCCAGCATAG ATGTGTGGTCAGCAGGCTGTGTGCTAGCAGAGTTGTTGCTAGGACAACCGATCTTCCCCGGTGACAGTGGTGTGGATCAGTTGGTTGAAATTATTAAG GTTCTCGGCACACCAACCCGGGAGCAGATCCGCGAGATGAATCCAAATTATACAGAGTTTAAATTCCCCCAGATCAAGGCCCATCCTTGGACTAAG GTGTTCCGGCCGCGTACGCCCCCAGAGGCCATCGCCCTGTGCTCGCGCCTGCTGGAATACACGCCCACCGCGCGCCTCACGCCCCTGGAGGCCTGCGCACACTCTTTCTTCGATGAGCTACGTGACCAGAACGTCAAGCTGCCCAATGGTCGCGAGAAACCCTCACTCTTCAATTTTACCACCCAAG AGTTGTCCAGTAATCCGTCTTTAGCCTCCATACTCATCCCCGCCCATGCTCGCAGTCAGGCTGCCGCCTCCACCCCAACCAACCCCTCTGCCACCACAG ACGGCAGCAACACAGAGCGAGTCCCCAACACCACCACCGCCTCGGCTTCGGCTTCCAACTCCACTTCCTGA
- the gsk3ba gene encoding glycogen synthase kinase-3 beta isoform X6, whose protein sequence is MSGRPRTTSFAESCKPVPQPSAFGSMKVSRDKDGSKVTTVMATPGQGPDRPQEVSYTDTKVIGNGSFGVVYQAKLCDSGELVAIKKVLQDKRFKNRELQIMRKLDHCNIVRLRYFFYSSGDKKDEVYLNLVLDYVPETVYRVARHYSRAKQTLPMVYVKLYMYQLFRSLAYIHSFGICHRDIKPQNLLLDPETAVLKLCDFGSAKQLVRGEPNVSYICSRYYRAPELIFGATDYTSSIDVWSAGCVLAELLLGQPIFPGDSGVDQLVEIIKVLGTPTREQIREMNPNYTEFKFPQIKAHPWTKVSQQVFRPRTPPEAIALCSRLLEYTPTARLTPLEACAHSFFDELRDQNVKLPNGREKPSLFNFTTQELSSNPSLASILIPAHARSQAAASTPTNPSATTDGSNTERVPNTTTASASASNSTS, encoded by the exons gGGATAAAGATGGCAGCAAGGTAACAACAGTGATGGCCACTCCAGGCCAAGGCCCCGACCGGCCACAGGAGGTCAGCTACACGGACACCAAGGTCATCGGCAACGGTTCGTTTGGGGTCGTCTACCAGGCCAAGCTGTGTGACTCTGGAGAGTTGGTGGCCATCAAGAAGGTGTTGCAAGACAAGAGGTTTAAG aatcgtGAGCTGCAGATCATGAGGAAGTTGGACCACTGCAACATTGTCCGACTGCGATACTTCTTCTATTCCAGTGGAGACAAG AAAGATGAAGTCTACCTGAACTTGGTTCTGGATTACGTTCCTGAGACGGTCTACAGAGTGGCCAGACATTACAGCCGAGCCAAGCAGACTCTGCCAATGGTTTATGTCAAG CTGTACATGTACCAACTCTTCAGAAGTCTGGCCTACATCCATTCATTCGGGATCTGCCACCGGGACATCAAGCCTCAAAACTTGCTCCTGGATCCCGAGACGGCTGTGTTGAAACTCTGCGACTTTGGCAG TGCCAAGCAGCTTGTCCGCGGAGAGCCCAACGTGTCCTACATTTGCTCTCGCTACTACCGAGCCCCCGAGCTCATTTTTGGGGCCACTGACTACACCTCCAGCATAG ATGTGTGGTCAGCAGGCTGTGTGCTAGCAGAGTTGTTGCTAGGACAACCGATCTTCCCCGGTGACAGTGGTGTGGATCAGTTGGTTGAAATTATTAAG GTTCTCGGCACACCAACCCGGGAGCAGATCCGCGAGATGAATCCAAATTATACAGAGTTTAAATTCCCCCAGATCAAGGCCCATCCTTGGACTAAGGTGAGTCAACAG GTGTTCCGGCCGCGTACGCCCCCAGAGGCCATCGCCCTGTGCTCGCGCCTGCTGGAATACACGCCCACCGCGCGCCTCACGCCCCTGGAGGCCTGCGCACACTCTTTCTTCGATGAGCTACGTGACCAGAACGTCAAGCTGCCCAATGGTCGCGAGAAACCCTCACTCTTCAATTTTACCACCCAAG AGTTGTCCAGTAATCCGTCTTTAGCCTCCATACTCATCCCCGCCCATGCTCGCAGTCAGGCTGCCGCCTCCACCCCAACCAACCCCTCTGCCACCACAG ACGGCAGCAACACAGAGCGAGTCCCCAACACCACCACCGCCTCGGCTTCGGCTTCCAACTCCACTTCCTGA
- the gsk3ba gene encoding glycogen synthase kinase-3 beta isoform X4: MSGRPRTTSFAESCKPVPQPSAFGSMKVSRDKDGSKVTTVMATPGQGPDRPQEVSYTDTKVIGNGSFGVVYQAKLCDSGELVAIKKVLQDKRFKNRELQIMRKLDHCNIVRLRYFFYSSGDKKDEVYLNLVLDYVPETVYRVARHYSRAKQTLPMVYVKLYMYQLFRSLAYIHSFGICHRDIKPQNLLLDPETAVLKLCDFGSAKQLVRGEPNVSYICSRYYRAPELIFGATDYTSSIDVWSAGCVLAELLLGQPIFPGDSGVDQLVEIIKVLGTPTREQIREMNPNYTEFKFPQIKAHPWTKVSQQTSVCAMGVQVFRPRTPPEAIALCSRLLEYTPTARLTPLEACAHSFFDELRDQNVKLPNGREKPSLFNFTTQELSSNPSLASILIPAHARSQAAASTPTNPSATTDGSNTERVPNTTTASASASNSTS; this comes from the exons gGGATAAAGATGGCAGCAAGGTAACAACAGTGATGGCCACTCCAGGCCAAGGCCCCGACCGGCCACAGGAGGTCAGCTACACGGACACCAAGGTCATCGGCAACGGTTCGTTTGGGGTCGTCTACCAGGCCAAGCTGTGTGACTCTGGAGAGTTGGTGGCCATCAAGAAGGTGTTGCAAGACAAGAGGTTTAAG aatcgtGAGCTGCAGATCATGAGGAAGTTGGACCACTGCAACATTGTCCGACTGCGATACTTCTTCTATTCCAGTGGAGACAAG AAAGATGAAGTCTACCTGAACTTGGTTCTGGATTACGTTCCTGAGACGGTCTACAGAGTGGCCAGACATTACAGCCGAGCCAAGCAGACTCTGCCAATGGTTTATGTCAAG CTGTACATGTACCAACTCTTCAGAAGTCTGGCCTACATCCATTCATTCGGGATCTGCCACCGGGACATCAAGCCTCAAAACTTGCTCCTGGATCCCGAGACGGCTGTGTTGAAACTCTGCGACTTTGGCAG TGCCAAGCAGCTTGTCCGCGGAGAGCCCAACGTGTCCTACATTTGCTCTCGCTACTACCGAGCCCCCGAGCTCATTTTTGGGGCCACTGACTACACCTCCAGCATAG ATGTGTGGTCAGCAGGCTGTGTGCTAGCAGAGTTGTTGCTAGGACAACCGATCTTCCCCGGTGACAGTGGTGTGGATCAGTTGGTTGAAATTATTAAG GTTCTCGGCACACCAACCCGGGAGCAGATCCGCGAGATGAATCCAAATTATACAGAGTTTAAATTCCCCCAGATCAAGGCCCATCCTTGGACTAAGGTGAGTCAACAG ACGTCTGTGTGTGCGATGGGTGTGCAGGTGTTCCGGCCGCGTACGCCCCCAGAGGCCATCGCCCTGTGCTCGCGCCTGCTGGAATACACGCCCACCGCGCGCCTCACGCCCCTGGAGGCCTGCGCACACTCTTTCTTCGATGAGCTACGTGACCAGAACGTCAAGCTGCCCAATGGTCGCGAGAAACCCTCACTCTTCAATTTTACCACCCAAG AGTTGTCCAGTAATCCGTCTTTAGCCTCCATACTCATCCCCGCCCATGCTCGCAGTCAGGCTGCCGCCTCCACCCCAACCAACCCCTCTGCCACCACAG ACGGCAGCAACACAGAGCGAGTCCCCAACACCACCACCGCCTCGGCTTCGGCTTCCAACTCCACTTCCTGA
- the gsk3ba gene encoding glycogen synthase kinase-3 beta isoform X7, translated as MSGRPRTTSFAESCKPVPQPSAFGSMKVSRDKDGSKVTTVMATPGQGPDRPQEVSYTDTKVIGNGSFGVVYQAKLCDSGELVAIKKVLQDKRFKNRELQIMRKLDHCNIVRLRYFFYSSGDKKDEVYLNLVLDYVPETVYRVARHYSRAKQTLPMVYVKLYMYQLFRSLAYIHSFGICHRDIKPQNLLLDPETAVLKLCDFGSAKQLVRGEPNVSYICSRYYRAPELIFGATDYTSSIDVWSAGCVLAELLLGQPIFPGDSGVDQLVEIIKVLGTPTREQIREMNPNYTEFKFPQIKAHPWTKVFRPRTPPEAIALCSRLLEYTPTARLTPLEACAHSFFDELRDQNVKLPNGREKPSLFNFTTQELSSNPSLASILIPAHARSQAAASTPTNPSATTDGSNTERVPNTTTASASASNSTS; from the exons gGGATAAAGATGGCAGCAAGGTAACAACAGTGATGGCCACTCCAGGCCAAGGCCCCGACCGGCCACAGGAGGTCAGCTACACGGACACCAAGGTCATCGGCAACGGTTCGTTTGGGGTCGTCTACCAGGCCAAGCTGTGTGACTCTGGAGAGTTGGTGGCCATCAAGAAGGTGTTGCAAGACAAGAGGTTTAAG aatcgtGAGCTGCAGATCATGAGGAAGTTGGACCACTGCAACATTGTCCGACTGCGATACTTCTTCTATTCCAGTGGAGACAAG AAAGATGAAGTCTACCTGAACTTGGTTCTGGATTACGTTCCTGAGACGGTCTACAGAGTGGCCAGACATTACAGCCGAGCCAAGCAGACTCTGCCAATGGTTTATGTCAAG CTGTACATGTACCAACTCTTCAGAAGTCTGGCCTACATCCATTCATTCGGGATCTGCCACCGGGACATCAAGCCTCAAAACTTGCTCCTGGATCCCGAGACGGCTGTGTTGAAACTCTGCGACTTTGGCAG TGCCAAGCAGCTTGTCCGCGGAGAGCCCAACGTGTCCTACATTTGCTCTCGCTACTACCGAGCCCCCGAGCTCATTTTTGGGGCCACTGACTACACCTCCAGCATAG ATGTGTGGTCAGCAGGCTGTGTGCTAGCAGAGTTGTTGCTAGGACAACCGATCTTCCCCGGTGACAGTGGTGTGGATCAGTTGGTTGAAATTATTAAG GTTCTCGGCACACCAACCCGGGAGCAGATCCGCGAGATGAATCCAAATTATACAGAGTTTAAATTCCCCCAGATCAAGGCCCATCCTTGGACTAAG GTGTTCCGGCCGCGTACGCCCCCAGAGGCCATCGCCCTGTGCTCGCGCCTGCTGGAATACACGCCCACCGCGCGCCTCACGCCCCTGGAGGCCTGCGCACACTCTTTCTTCGATGAGCTACGTGACCAGAACGTCAAGCTGCCCAATGGTCGCGAGAAACCCTCACTCTTCAATTTTACCACCCAAG AGTTGTCCAGTAATCCGTCTTTAGCCTCCATACTCATCCCCGCCCATGCTCGCAGTCAGGCTGCCGCCTCCACCCCAACCAACCCCTCTGCCACCACAG ACGGCAGCAACACAGAGCGAGTCCCCAACACCACCACCGCCTCGGCTTCGGCTTCCAACTCCACTTCCTGA